The genomic stretch GGCGCCGTGTTCGGACGCATCGCCGGGCGGGAGGCGGCAGTTCATGCCCGGCGCTGACGAGACGCAGCGGATCGCTGCGGACGCCCGCCGGGCGCTGGACATCTGCAACGCCTGCCAGTTTTGCGGCGGCTATTGCGCAGTTTTCCGGGCGTTGAAAGCGCGCCGGCAGGTTTCAGCCGCGGATCTCGCCTTCCTGTCCAACCTCTGTCACAACTGCCGGTCCTGCTACCACGCGTGCCAGTACGCGCCGCCGCATGCCTTCGACCTGAATCTTCCCAAAAGCCTCAGTCTGGTCAGGCAGCAGACCTACCGTGATCATGTCTGGCCGCCATGGTTCAGGGGGCGGCTGCCCTGCGCGGGATGGCCTGCCGTCGCCGTTATGGTTGCGATTGCCCTGTCAGCGCTGATGCTCGTGGGATTGCCGGCCCTGATCCTGATCCCGCCGGATCTGTTGTTCGGGCGCCATCTGGGGCCGGGCGCCTTCTACCGGCTGGTGCCGTGGGAGGCCATCGCCGGAGGTGCCGGGGCGTTGACGTTGTGGTCGCTGCTGGCCGTGGGATTCAGCGTTGCATCCTTCTGGCACAGCATGGGGCCGATGCCGGCCGGTGCGGCCCTGCTGCCGGCTCTGCGCGACGCTCTGTACGATGCCGCCAGCCTGCGCAATCTCGGCGGTGGCGGGGCCGGCTGCAACGACCGGGACGAACGCTTTTCCCGGTCGCGGCGCCGCTTCCACCACGCGCTGTTCTATGGGGTGGTGCTCTGCTTTGCCGCCACCGCCGTGGCGACCGTCTACGATCATGCGCTGGCTTGGCAGGCGCCCTATCCGGTGCTGAGCCTGCCGGTCCTGCTGGGTGGACTTGGCGGAACCGGCATTCTGGTCGGCACGATGGGGCTTGCCCGGCTTAAGCTGCGTGCCGATCCCGGTCCGCTGGCTCCCAGCCTGACCGCTTCGGATTGCGCCTTGCTGGCGCTGCTGTTCCTGGTGGCGGTCAGCGGCCTGGGGCTGCTGGCCCTGCGCGAGACGGCGGCGATGGGGCCGCTGCTGCTGGTCCATCTGGGTCTCGTCCTCGGCTGGTTCGCGACGTTGCCATACAGCAAGTTCCTGCACGCGCCCTTCCGTTTCGCCGCTTTGCTGCGGGCGGCGATGGAGCGGCGGCACCGGGCTCCGCAAGTCGGGCGCGGTCAGGGCAAGTCCGGACGCGGGTCATCCGGCGCCTGAGCGATCCAGCATGAGGCCGGACAGGTAGGATCCGCGCTCACGCAGAAACGTCGAGAGTAGCTCGTGATAGTCAGCCGTCACTGCCCCGCGCACGCTGGCGCGCGCGGCCAGCGCTTGCCGCCAGCCGCGAACTTTCGGCGTCGTGTCGAAAATGCCGAGCGGCGGCAGCGCCGTTTCAAAAGTCTCGAAATAGCGGAACACCGGACCGAAGGCTGCGTCCACCAGACTGAAACGCACACCGGCGAAATACGGTCCCCCGCCAAGTGCACCCTCCAGCCACGCCATCTTCGCCATCAGGTCGGCGATCTTCGCCCGATAGCCCGCCTCGTCGCCGGTGCCATAGAGTCCGGCAATCACGTTCAGCGTGGCGGATGCGAACTCGACCCAGGCGCGGTGCCGCGCCCGTTCGGCCGGATCCTCGGGATGCAATCGGGGGCCCGGCTGGGTTTCCTCAAGATACTCGCAGATGATGGCGCTTTCGAAGAGGACGGTGTCGCCGTCCACGATCAGCAGTGGCACCTTGCCCAGCGGCGACATGGCTTTGAACCAGTCCGGCTTCTTCGAGAGATCGACGATCTGCCGTTCGTACGGAACGCCCTTCTCGACCAGCGTGATGGCGGCGCGCTGCGCATAAGGGCAAAGCTTGTGGCTGACCAGACGAAGGCTGGGCATGGGGTTTATCCTTTTTGATCGTCGTGTGGGCTTCACCGGGGGCACAGGATCCCGAGCCGGTGGCCGCAAGGCGGCGGGGTGAAGCCGCGAGCATAGAGCACGCATTTTTGCAAGTCGCATTGCTTGTTTGCCAAGTACTTTTGCGTTTTTGCAAATGCTGATGCTATCCTGCCCGGTATGGATGACTGGAATGATCACCGGATCGTGCTCGCCGTCGTACGGGCGGGCGGCCTGAAGGGGGCGGCCGGAATATTGGGTGTAGACCACTCCACCGTGTTCCGGCGCCTGACCGCGCTTGAAGGCCGGATCGGTCTGCCGCTTTTCGAGCGTGGCCCGGGCGGCGCCTATGTGCCGACCGAGGCGGGCGCACGGGCCGCCGCTGTCGCGGAGCGTATGGAGGACGAGGCGCTTGGCCTTGCGCGCGACTTGGCGGGGCTGGACCGCCGGCTCTCGGGCCGGCTGCGGGTCACCTGCTCAGAAACGCTTGCCTTCCGCCTGCTGACGCCCTGGATCAGCCGGTTCCGCGCCCGGCATCCCGGCATCGTCATCGAACTTGCCGTGGACAGCCGGCTGCTGGACCTGTCGCGGCGCGAGGCGGACGTGGCGCTGCGCGTCGCCCGTCCGCAAGAGAACGACCTGTGGGGCCGCAAGCTCGCCGACGTTGCCTGGGCAGCCTATGGCGGCGCCGAGTACCTTGCCGCCGCGCCGCCGTTGACCGGGCCGGCGGACCTCGCCTCGCACCCGCTCATCGGCTGGGAGGAGGGGACAGTGGGCGTGAACGCTGCGCGCTGGTTGGCCGAAATGGCGCCTGCGGCGGCGGTGGTCTACCGCACCGGCAGTTTGGTGAACCAGATGGTCGCGGCGCGGTCAGGCGTCGGGCTTGCGCTGCTGCCCTGTTATCTGGGTGACCCGGAGCCCGGGCTGGTGCGGGCCCTCCCGGATCCGATCGCCGATCTGTCGCGCGAACTCTGGATCGTCACGCACCGGGACCTGCGGAACACGGCGCGCGTCCGCGCCTTCTTCGATACAGTCGCCGACGGCGTGCAGGCGGACCGGGCGCTCGTCGAAGGCCGGGCCTCTCCCTCCGGGTCGACCCCCACCGGCTCCGGCGGAGCGGTGGGAGAGGCTCCATGGACCGGCTCCTCGACCGAGGGCCGGTCCTGACCGGTCAGCCGCGTCCCAACTCCCCGTCGACCCTGCGCCACAGCGCGAGCGGATTGCCGTCGCGCAGGGCTTCCGGCAGCAGCTCTGCGGGGATGTCCTGATAGCAGACCGGGCGGAGGAAGCGGCGGATCGCCAGCGTGCCGACCGAGGTGCTGCGCGGGTCCGACGTCGCCGGGAACGGACCGCCATGCACCATCGCGTGGCAGACCTCGACCCCCGTCGGCCAGCCATTCGCCAGGATGCGGCCGGCCTTGCGCTCCAGCGTCGGGATCAGACCCGCCACCGCCGCCTTGTCCTCGGCATCCATCTGCACCGTCGCCGTCAGCTGTCCTTCCAGACGCTCGGCAACCGCCGTCATCGCCGCCACGTCCGGGCAGCGGATCAGCAGCGACGCGGCGCCGAACACCTCCTCCTGCAACTCCGTATCAGCCAGGAAGGCCTCAGCCGTCGTGGTGAAGAAGGCCGCCTGCGCCTGGTTCGGCCCGCTGCAGGCCAGACCGCGGGCCAGCGTCTCCACCGCAGCGCTGTCGGCCAGCTTCGCCACGCCGCTGTCGAAGGCGGCATGGATGCCCGGCGTCAGCATGGTCGAGGCGGCGCTGCCACCCAGAGCCTCCACCGCCGCCGCGACGAAGCGGTCGAGGTCCGGACCCTCCACCGCCAGCAGGATGCCGGGGTTGGTGCAGAATTGGCCGGCGCCCATGGTCAGCGAGGCGACGAAGGCCTTGCCCAGCGCCTCGGCGCGCGACGCCAGCGCCGCCGGCATCAGGAAGACCGGGTTGATGCTGCTCATCTCGGCATAGACCGGGATCGGCTCCGGCCGCTTGGCCGCCACCCCCATCAGCGCCACCCCGCCGCCGCGCGAGCCGGTGAAGCCGACCGCCTTGATGCGCGGATCGGCGACCAGCGCGGTGCCGATGTCCCGGCCATTGCCGAACAGCAGCGAGAAGACGCCTTCGGGCAGGCCGCAGGAGGCGACCGCCGCCTGGACGGCGCGGCCGACCAGTTCCGAGGTGCCGGGGTGGGCGCCATGGCCCTTGACCACCACCGGGCAGCCGGCGGCGAAGGCCGACGCGGTGTCGCCGCCCGCCACCGAGAAGGCCAGCGGGAAGTTCGACGCGCCGAACACCGCGACCGGTCCCAGCGGGATGTGGCGCTGACGCAGGTCGGCGCGCGGCAGCGGCGCGCGCGCCGGCATGGCGGGATCGATGCGGGCCTCGAGCCAGCTGCCCTCGCGCACGACCTGGGCGAACAGGCGGAGCTGGCCGACGGTGCGGCCGCGCTCGCCCTCCAGACGGGCGCGCGGCAGGCCGGTCTCGGCCATGGCGCGGGTGATGAGGTCGTCGCCGATGTCGAGGATGTTCTGGGCGACCGTCTCCAGGAAGGCGGCGCGTTGCTCCAGGCCGGTTTCGCGGAAGGCGTCGAAGGCGGCCCAGGCCAGCGCGCAGGCACGCTCGACCTCGGCGGCACCGCCGCCGCCGAACACGGGCTCCAGCGCCTCGCCCGTGGCGGGGTCAAAGCCGCGGAACTCGCTCTGGCTGCCGCGATGCGCCTGGGCGCCGATCAGCATCTCGCCGGTGATGGTCATGTACGGTGTCTCCTTGAAGGGCGGGGGCGCCGGGAGAGGGGCGCCCACAGACAACAACGGCCGGTGATTTGTTTGCGAGGCGATCTATCACGCCATCAGTCATCATACAAGTGGGTGGCCAAATGGGTGCCTGAAAGGGCAGCGACAATAGCGCCTGTTCGGGCTGGCCTCTCCCGACCACCTCCGCTTGCTTGTCTATTGTCGTATAGGTTTTGTGGGTGTTAACTCTGGGGATGGAGTGGTGACGGGCGGTCCGTCCCGGAGCCTTGGTTGGGTGAGGATGGTGATGACAGCGCGCAGGCGCCGGGATCCGTTGGCGAAGCAATTGGTGGATGCCCTGGCCGAACGGATTTCCGGCGGGCAATACAAGAGTGGCGACCGGCTTCCCAGCGAACAAGACCTGATCGACGAATTCGGTGTCAGCCGCACCGTGGTGCGCGAGGCGATTGCCAATCTGAAGGCGGTCGGCATGGTCTCCACCCGGCAGGGGCTGGGGGCTTTCGTCCTGCGTGACGCTGCGATCCTGCCCTTCCGTATCGAGGAATCGACGCTGGAGGCGGTGAACGAGGCGATTTCGGTGCTGGAAGTCCGCATCAGCCTGGAATCGGAAGCGGCCTATCTTGCCGCCATCCGCCGCGACGACAGCCATCTGGTCCGCATGCGCGAGGCGCTGGACACCATGACCGCTGCGGTGGAGGCGGGCGAGGATTCCATCGACGCCGATCTGGCCTTTCACAGCGCCATTGCGGCCGCGACCGGAAACAAGCATTTCCTGGCGCTGTTCTCCTATCTCGGATCGCTGCTGATCCCGCGCGCCCGCGTGCGCTACGGTCATCTGGAGGGCGATTCCCGCCGCCAGTATCTGCGGCGGATCAACGACGAGCACCAGACCATCTATTCCGCCATTGAGCGCCAGGATCCGGAGGGAGCCCGGGCCGCCATCCGCCTGCACCTGAACGGCAGCCGCGACCGCCTGCGCGCTGGCGGCGACTTCAAGGCGACCGCCGCGACCGGCTGATAGTCTCACTTCAATCCTGCCATCCGCTGCCAAAGGGACGCCGCCGCACCGCCGGTCGCGTCCCTCTTTTTTGCTTTACCGGGCCGGCCTTCGCCGCCCGCCGATTGATGGGAAGGCGGATTGCCTCCAAGCTCATCAAACCACTTGTATGATGACTGATATGATGGTAGTCGTTCTGTCATCGGACGCCGCCGGTGTCGAACGGATCGCCGCAGGACCGGCCCGCAACACCGGCTCAAACCACCATTGGCCCGCAGCGTCGCCCCTGCGGGCCTGCACGGATATTTTCTCCACCGTTTTCCAAGGATGCCCCCGATGGAACCGCAAGCCCTGAAGGCCGTCGTCAGTGAAGGTCTTTTGTCGTTCCCGCTGACCGATTTCACCGCCGACGGCACCTTCGAGCCGGGCGGCTATGCCCGCCGCCTGGAATGGCTGAAGCCCTATGGCGCGTCGGCCCTGTTTGCCGCCGGCGGCACCGGCGAGTTGTTCTCCCTGACGCCCGACGAGCACAAGAGCATCGTCTCGCTGGCCGTCGAGGTCTGCGGCAAGGAGGTGCCGATCATCGCCGGCGTCGGCTATTCCACCCGGATCGCGGTCGAAATGGCGCAGGCCGCAGAGAAGGCCGGGGCCGCCGGCATCCTGGTGCTGCCGCACTACCTGACCGAAGCCGATCAGGACGGGGTCGCCGCCCATGTCGAGGCGATCTGCAAGTCGGTCGGCATCGGTGTCATCATCTACAACCGCGCCACCTGCAAGCTGGGCGCCGACCGCCTCGCCCGCCTCGCCGAGCGTTGCCCCAACCTGATCGGCTTCAAGGACGGCTTGGGCGACATCGAGCTGATGACGACGATCCGCCGCAAGATGGGCGATCGCTTCAGCTATCTGGGCGGCCTGCCGACCGCCGAGGTCTATGCCGCCGCCTATCGCGCCATCGGCGTGCCGGTCTATTCGTCGGCCGTCTTCAACTTCATCCCGCGCACGGCGATGGAGTTCTATCGCGCGGTTGCGTCCGGCGACACCGCCACCACCGACCGGCTGCTCGACCAGTTCTTCCTGCCCTATCTGGCGATCCGCAACCGCAAGGCCGGCTATGCCGTCAGCATCGTCAAGGCGGGCGCCGCCATCGTCGGCCGTTCCGCCGGTCCGGTGCGCGCGCCGCTGACCGACTGCACGCCGGCCGAGGTCGAGGATCTGCGCGCCCTGATCGACGCGCTGGGCCCGCAGTAACTCTCCGCAACCCACGGCAACGAACCATCGCCGGACGGGCAGGTGCCGGGCTTCAGTTCCCGACGCCGGACACAAGGTGCAGCCAGGACGCCGGATCCGCCAACAGGGTCCGCGAACGGACTGCCGCGCCTGCCCGCCCTCATGCCTTGAGGGAGGAAATCTCATGACGATCGAGAGCGCCGCCGCCAACACCGAGCGCGCCGCCTATTCCACCGCCGCCGCCCAACCCGCCGCCAAGCAGACGAAAGTCCGCTATCTCATCCTGGCGATGCTGTTCCTGGTCACGGTCATCAATTACGCCGACCGCGCCACGCTGTCGATCACCGGCCCGGTGATCTCGAAGGAGCTGGGGATCAGCGCCGCCGAGATGGGCTTCATCTTCTCCGCCTTCGGCTGGGCCTATGTGCTCGGACAGCTGCCGGGAGGCTGGCTGCTCGACCGCTACGGGTCGAAGATCGTCTACGGGCTGAGCATCTTCACCTGGTCGGTCTTCACGCTGATGCAGGGCTCCATCGGCTTCTTCGTCGGTGGCACCGCGGTGATGGTGCTGTTCGCCCTGCGCTTTGCCGTCGGCTTCGCCGAGGCGCCGTCCTTCCCCGGCAACAGCCGTGTCGTCGCGGCCTGGTTCCCCGGACAGGAGCGGGCCACCGCGTCGGCCATCTTCAACTCCGCCCAATATTTTGCGACCGTGATCTTCGCGCCGCTGATGGGCTGGCTGACCCATTCCTTCGGCTGGCACTGGGTGTTCGGCGTCATGGGCGGGCTCGGCATCATCATGGCCGGCGTGTGGATGAAGACGGTCTATGCCCCCAAGGACCACCCGCGCATCAATCAGGCCGAACTGGACCACATCGCGGCCGGCGGCGGTCTGATCAACATGGACGACGGCCGGAAGGCGGCGGCCGCCACCGAGAGCGGGGCGAAGTGGGACTACATCCGCCAGCTTTTCGCCAGCCGCATGATGGTCGGTATCTTCGTCGGCCAGTTCTGCATCAACGCCATCACCTATTTCTTCATCACCTGGTTCCCGGTCTATCTGGTCCAGGCCCGTGGCATGTCGATCCTCAACGCCGGCTTCATCGCTTCCATCCCGGCGATCTGCGGTTTCATCGGCGGCATCCTGGGCGGCGTGATGTCGGACGCCATGCTGCGCCGGGGCTACTCCCTGACCGCAGCGCGCAAGACGCCGATCGTGCTGGGCATGCTGATGTCGATGGCGATGATCGCCTGCAACTACACCGATCTCCAGTGGGTCGTGGTGTCGCTGATGGCGCTGGCCTTCTTCGGCAAGGGCATTGGCGCGCTGGGCTGGGCCGTGATGTCGGACTGCGCGCCGAAGGAGATCACCGGCCTCAGCGGCGGCGTGTTCAACATGTGCGGCAACATCTCGTCGATCACCACGCCGATCGTCATCGGCTACATCATCCAGACCACCGGTTCCTTCAACGGAGCGCTGGTGTTCGTCGGCGCCAACGCCCTGATCGCGGCGGTCAGCTATCTCGTCATCGTCGGCGAGATCAAGCGGATGGAACTGAAGAAGTAACGGCCCGTGGGGGCGGGGCTCCCGTCCCCCCTTTCCAAGTCCACGTCGAACGGTTCGGCAAAGGGTCTTCCCCATGTATATCGGCGAACAGCTCATCAACCCCACCGACAAGCGCCTGCGCCTGTCCGCCCAGCTCGGCGCCAAAGGCATCGTCATCGACAGCCGGCCGAACGCGCCGGTGATGGCCGACGACAATGTCGAGGCCGGCCTGTGGGACGGTCGCAAGGTCGCCGCCCAGCGCAAGTGGGTGGAGAGCCATGGCCTGACGCTGGACTGTCTGGCGCTGGACGTCGGCTCGATCCTGCTCGACAGCCTGCGGGCGCCGGAGAAGGCGGCGGTGGCGGCGGAGCGGCTGCGCCACAACATCCGCGCTGCGGCGGACGGCGGTGTCGACACGGTGAAATACACGGTCGCCATGGTTGGCATCACCCGCACCGGCGTGGTCGACGGCCGCGGTGGCATGAAGTGCAGCACCTTCCGCGCCGACGAATACAAGGCGGAGAACGACGCCCGCTTCTCCTACTGGGGCACCGTGTTGCCGGAGGACGAGACCGGCACCAAGCCTTCCCCTGTGGCGGCACGTGGTGCGCCGGAGACCTGCGGTCAGGTGATGGCGAGCGAGGCCGGTGGCGTCAGCGAGGCCGACGGCTGGCGCGCCATCGAATATCTGGTCGAGGCGATCCTGCCGACCGCCGAGAAGGCCGGCGTCAAGCTGGCCTGCCATCCGCACGACCCGGCCTATCCGCCGGGCGGGCTGAACGGCGTCCATCATGTGCTGGGCTCGCTCGACGGATTGCGGCGCTTCGTCGCTCTGGCGCCGGAGAGCAAGTCGCTCGGTTTCAACTTCTGCCAGGGCACCATCGCCGAGATGTCGCGCACCCCGACCGAGACGGTCTTGGAAGCGATCCGCGAGTTCGGCCCGCAGAACCGCATCTTCATGGTCCATTTCCGCAACATCAAGGGCGGTTACCTCGACTTCCGCGAGGCGATGCCGGATGAGGGGTCGGTCGACATGGCCGCCTGCATCCGCGCCTATCGCGAGGTCGGATACCAGGGCATCCTCTGCCCCGACCATGTTCCCTTCTCGGAGGTCGATCCCGACCGCGAGCGTTTCTTCGCCTTCGCGCTCGGTTATACCCAGGCGCTGCTCCAAGCCGCCTGATACGTATTTTCCCGCATTCCCGTTGTCGAGACCCCGCATCATGGCCACTCAGATGTCCTCGCCCAAAGTCACCGAACTGCTGGTCGTGCCGGTCGCCGGCCAGGACAGCATGCTGCTCAACCTGTCGGGCGCCCATGCCCCCTATTTCACCCGCAACGTGGTGATCCTGAAGGACAGCGCCGGCCACACCGGCGTCGGCGAGGTTCCCGGCGGCGAGAAGATCCGCCAGACGCTGGAGGACGCCCGCGCCCTGGTCGTCGGCCAGCCGATCGGCGCCTTCAACAACATCCTGAATGCGGCCCGCCGCGCGTTCGCCGACCGCGATTCCGGTGGTCGCGGCTTGCAGACCTTCGACCTGCGCATCGCCATCCATGCGGTGACGGCTTTGGAGGCGGCGCTGCTCGACCTGCTGGGCCAGTTCCTGGAGGTGCCGGTTGCGGCCCTGCTGGGCGAGGGGCAGCAGCGCGACGCGGTGGAGATGCTGGGCTACCTGTTCTATGTCGGCGACCGCAACAAGACCGATCTGGCCTACCGCAGCGAAGCGGATGCCAAGGACGACTGGTTCCGCCTGCGCAACGAGGTGGCGCTGACGCCCGACGCGGTGGTCCGGCTGGCCGAGGCCGCCCATGACCGTTACGGCTTCAACGACTTCAAGCTGAAGGGCGGCGTGCTGCGCGGCGAGGAGGAAATCGAGGCGGTGACGGCGCTGGCGAAG from Azospirillum sp. TSH100 encodes the following:
- a CDS encoding MFS transporter, encoding MTIESAAANTERAAYSTAAAQPAAKQTKVRYLILAMLFLVTVINYADRATLSITGPVISKELGISAAEMGFIFSAFGWAYVLGQLPGGWLLDRYGSKIVYGLSIFTWSVFTLMQGSIGFFVGGTAVMVLFALRFAVGFAEAPSFPGNSRVVAAWFPGQERATASAIFNSAQYFATVIFAPLMGWLTHSFGWHWVFGVMGGLGIIMAGVWMKTVYAPKDHPRINQAELDHIAAGGGLINMDDGRKAAAATESGAKWDYIRQLFASRMMVGIFVGQFCINAITYFFITWFPVYLVQARGMSILNAGFIASIPAICGFIGGILGGVMSDAMLRRGYSLTAARKTPIVLGMLMSMAMIACNYTDLQWVVVSLMALAFFGKGIGALGWAVMSDCAPKEITGLSGGVFNMCGNISSITTPIVIGYIIQTTGSFNGALVFVGANALIAAVSYLVIVGEIKRMELKK
- a CDS encoding mannonate dehydratase, with the translated sequence MYIGEQLINPTDKRLRLSAQLGAKGIVIDSRPNAPVMADDNVEAGLWDGRKVAAQRKWVESHGLTLDCLALDVGSILLDSLRAPEKAAVAAERLRHNIRAAADGGVDTVKYTVAMVGITRTGVVDGRGGMKCSTFRADEYKAENDARFSYWGTVLPEDETGTKPSPVAARGAPETCGQVMASEAGGVSEADGWRAIEYLVEAILPTAEKAGVKLACHPHDPAYPPGGLNGVHHVLGSLDGLRRFVALAPESKSLGFNFCQGTIAEMSRTPTETVLEAIREFGPQNRIFMVHFRNIKGGYLDFREAMPDEGSVDMAACIRAYREVGYQGILCPDHVPFSEVDPDRERFFAFALGYTQALLQAA
- the kdgD gene encoding 5-dehydro-4-deoxyglucarate dehydratase, which produces MEPQALKAVVSEGLLSFPLTDFTADGTFEPGGYARRLEWLKPYGASALFAAGGTGELFSLTPDEHKSIVSLAVEVCGKEVPIIAGVGYSTRIAVEMAQAAEKAGAAGILVLPHYLTEADQDGVAAHVEAICKSVGIGVIIYNRATCKLGADRLARLAERCPNLIGFKDGLGDIELMTTIRRKMGDRFSYLGGLPTAEVYAAAYRAIGVPVYSSAVFNFIPRTAMEFYRAVASGDTATTDRLLDQFFLPYLAIRNRKAGYAVSIVKAGAAIVGRSAGPVRAPLTDCTPAEVEDLRALIDALGPQ
- a CDS encoding LysR family transcriptional regulator — its product is MFAKYFCVFANADAILPGMDDWNDHRIVLAVVRAGGLKGAAGILGVDHSTVFRRLTALEGRIGLPLFERGPGGAYVPTEAGARAAAVAERMEDEALGLARDLAGLDRRLSGRLRVTCSETLAFRLLTPWISRFRARHPGIVIELAVDSRLLDLSRREADVALRVARPQENDLWGRKLADVAWAAYGGAEYLAAAPPLTGPADLASHPLIGWEEGTVGVNAARWLAEMAPAAAVVYRTGSLVNQMVAARSGVGLALLPCYLGDPEPGLVRALPDPIADLSRELWIVTHRDLRNTARVRAFFDTVADGVQADRALVEGRASPSGSTPTGSGGAVGEAPWTGSSTEGRS
- a CDS encoding glutathione S-transferase family protein; translation: MPSLRLVSHKLCPYAQRAAITLVEKGVPYERQIVDLSKKPDWFKAMSPLGKVPLLIVDGDTVLFESAIICEYLEETQPGPRLHPEDPAERARHRAWVEFASATLNVIAGLYGTGDEAGYRAKIADLMAKMAWLEGALGGGPYFAGVRFSLVDAAFGPVFRYFETFETALPPLGIFDTTPKVRGWRQALAARASVRGAVTADYHELLSTFLRERGSYLSGLMLDRSGAG
- the tcuB gene encoding tricarballylate utilization 4Fe-4S protein TcuB, with product MPGADETQRIAADARRALDICNACQFCGGYCAVFRALKARRQVSAADLAFLSNLCHNCRSCYHACQYAPPHAFDLNLPKSLSLVRQQTYRDHVWPPWFRGRLPCAGWPAVAVMVAIALSALMLVGLPALILIPPDLLFGRHLGPGAFYRLVPWEAIAGGAGALTLWSLLAVGFSVASFWHSMGPMPAGAALLPALRDALYDAASLRNLGGGGAGCNDRDERFSRSRRRFHHALFYGVVLCFAATAVATVYDHALAWQAPYPVLSLPVLLGGLGGTGILVGTMGLARLKLRADPGPLAPSLTASDCALLALLFLVAVSGLGLLALRETAAMGPLLLVHLGLVLGWFATLPYSKFLHAPFRFAALLRAAMERRHRAPQVGRGQGKSGRGSSGA
- a CDS encoding aldehyde dehydrogenase (NADP(+)) — protein: MTITGEMLIGAQAHRGSQSEFRGFDPATGEALEPVFGGGGAAEVERACALAWAAFDAFRETGLEQRAAFLETVAQNILDIGDDLITRAMAETGLPRARLEGERGRTVGQLRLFAQVVREGSWLEARIDPAMPARAPLPRADLRQRHIPLGPVAVFGASNFPLAFSVAGGDTASAFAAGCPVVVKGHGAHPGTSELVGRAVQAAVASCGLPEGVFSLLFGNGRDIGTALVADPRIKAVGFTGSRGGGVALMGVAAKRPEPIPVYAEMSSINPVFLMPAALASRAEALGKAFVASLTMGAGQFCTNPGILLAVEGPDLDRFVAAAVEALGGSAASTMLTPGIHAAFDSGVAKLADSAAVETLARGLACSGPNQAQAAFFTTTAEAFLADTELQEEVFGAASLLIRCPDVAAMTAVAERLEGQLTATVQMDAEDKAAVAGLIPTLERKAGRILANGWPTGVEVCHAMVHGGPFPATSDPRSTSVGTLAIRRFLRPVCYQDIPAELLPEALRDGNPLALWRRVDGELGRG
- a CDS encoding FadR/GntR family transcriptional regulator; this encodes MTARRRRDPLAKQLVDALAERISGGQYKSGDRLPSEQDLIDEFGVSRTVVREAIANLKAVGMVSTRQGLGAFVLRDAAILPFRIEESTLEAVNEAISVLEVRISLESEAAYLAAIRRDDSHLVRMREALDTMTAAVEAGEDSIDADLAFHSAIAAATGNKHFLALFSYLGSLLIPRARVRYGHLEGDSRRQYLRRINDEHQTIYSAIERQDPEGARAAIRLHLNGSRDRLRAGGDFKATAATG
- the gudD gene encoding glucarate dehydratase; the protein is MATQMSSPKVTELLVVPVAGQDSMLLNLSGAHAPYFTRNVVILKDSAGHTGVGEVPGGEKIRQTLEDARALVVGQPIGAFNNILNAARRAFADRDSGGRGLQTFDLRIAIHAVTALEAALLDLLGQFLEVPVAALLGEGQQRDAVEMLGYLFYVGDRNKTDLAYRSEADAKDDWFRLRNEVALTPDAVVRLAEAAHDRYGFNDFKLKGGVLRGEEEIEAVTALAKRFPQARVTLDPNGAWSLEEAIRLCKGKGDVLAYAEDPCGAEQGYSGREVMAEFRRATGLPTATNMIATDWRQMGHAIQLQSVDIPLADPHFWTMQGSVRVAQMCHEWGLTWGSHSNNHFDISLAMFTHVAAAAPGHITAIDTHWIWQDGQRLTKEPFRIEGGLVAVPQKPGLGVEIDMDELAKAHDLYKRHGLGARDDAMAMQYLIPGWTFDNKRPCLVR